A stretch of Triticum aestivum cultivar Chinese Spring chromosome 1D, IWGSC CS RefSeq v2.1, whole genome shotgun sequence DNA encodes these proteins:
- the LOC123181352 gene encoding mitochondrial import inner membrane translocase subunit TIM23-1 yields MADPRMFPSGSNGPEDHAPGRRKYNPYQDLNMPYNYKNLYDLPTSPEFLFEEESAVQRRSWGENLTYYTGIGYLSGAVGGAALGLRDAAAGAEPGETAKIRANRLLNACGSSGRRYGNRLGVIGLMYAGMESGMVAARDQDDWINSVAAGLGTGALFRAANGPRSAAVAGAVGGVLAAAALAGKQLAKRYVQAI; encoded by the coding sequence atggccgacccGCGGATGTTCCCATCGGGATCAAACGGCCCGGAAGACCACGCCCCCGGCCGCCGGAAGTACAACCCCTACCAGGACCTCAACATGCCCTACAACTACAAGAACCTCTACGACCTCCCCACCTCGCCGGAGTTCCTCTTCGAGGAGGAGTCCGCGGTGCAGCGCCGATCCTGGGGCGAGAACCTCACTTACTACACGGGCATCGGGTACCTCTCTGGCGCCGTGGGCGGCGCCGCCCTCGGCCTCCGCGACGCCGCCGCGGGCGCGGAGCCCGGGGAGACCGCCAAGATCCGCGCCAACCGCTTGCTCAACGCCTGCGGCAGCTCCGGCCGCCGTTACGGCAACAGGCTCGGGGTCATCGGGCTGATGTACGCCGGGATGGAGAGCGGCATGGTCGCGGCACGCGACCAAGACGACTGGATCAACAGCGTCGCCGCAGGGCTCGGCACCGGCGCGCTCTTCCGCGCCGCTAACGGGCCGCGGTCTGCCGCCGTCGCGGGCGCTGTCGGCGGGGTCCTTGCTGCCGCCGCCTTGGCCGGGAAGCAGCTTGCGAAGCGATACGTACAGGCAATATGA
- the LOC123181351 gene encoding molybdate-anion transporter, translated as MEVFYYLVFGGLAAVVAALELGKSGKDRVATPTAFNSFKNNYVLVYSLMMSGDWLQGPYVYYLYSQYGFDKGDIGRLFIAGFGSSMLFGTIVGSLADKQGRKRACITYCITYILSCITKHSPQYRILMIGRVLGGIATSLLFSAFESWLVAEHNKRGFDPQWLSITFSKAIFLGNGLVAIVAGLFANLLADNLGFGPVAPFDAAACFLAIGMAIILSSWGENYGDASEGKDLMAQFKVAAKAIASDEKIALLGAIQSLFEGSMYTFVFLWTPALSPNEEDIPHGFIFATFMLSSMLGSSIASRLLARKMKVEGYMQIVFSISAFTLFLPVVTNFIVPPSEKGGSISFGGCVQLLGFCIFESCVGIFWPSIMKMRSQYIPEEARSTIMNFFRIPLNLFVCVVLYNVNAFPIAVMFGMCSIFLFIAAILQRRLMSVSDLHRSTKAAEMTAEDEPLNP; from the exons ATGGAGGTGTTCTACTACCTCGTCTTCGGCGGCCTCGCCGCCGTCGTGGCGGCGCTGGAGCTCGGCAAGTCCGGCAAGGACCGCGTCGCCACCCCGACGGCCTTCAACTCCTTCAAGAACAACTACGTCCTCGTCTACTCCCTCATGATGT CTGGGGACTGGCTGCAGGGGCCCTACGTGTACTACCTCTACAGCCAGTACGGGTTCGACAAGGGCGACATCGGCCGCCTCTTCATCGCCGGCTTCGGCTCCTCCATGCTCTTCGGCACCATCGTCGGGTCGCTCGCCGACAAGCA GGGAAGGAAGAGGGCGTGCATCACCTACTGTATCACCTACATCCTCAGCTGCATCACGAAGCACTCCCCGCAGTACAGGATTCTGATGATTGGCCGTGTGCTTGGAGGCATTGCAACATCGCTGCTCTTCTCGGCGTTCGAGTCGTGGCTCGTCGCGGAGCACAACAAG AGAGGTTTTGATCCGCAGTGGCTGTCAATAACATTCTCCAAGGCTATATTTCTTGGGAATGGCCTAGTTGCCATTGTCGCAGGGCTATTTGCAAATCTACTGGCTGATAACTTGGGTTTTGGCCCTGTCGCTCCATTTGATGCTGCTGCTTGCTTCCTAGCAATAGGCATGGCAATCATCTTATCGTCGTGGGGTGAGAACTATGGAGATGCATCTGAAGGAAAGGACTTGATGGCCCAGTTCAAGGTTGCAGCTAAAGCCATTGCTTCCG ATGAAAAGATTGCATTGCTTGGAGCCATACAGTCATTGTTTGAGGGTTCAATGTACACTTTTGTTTTCTTGTGGACTCCTGCTTTGAGCCCAAATGAAGAAGACATTCCTCATGGCTTCATATTTGCCACATTCATGCTCTCCTCGATGTTGGGTAGCTCAATTGCATCTCGTCTATTAGCTCGGAAGATGAAGGTCGAAGGTTATATGCAGATTGTGTTCTCAATATCAGCTTTCACTCTTTTCCTCCCTGTTGTTACCAAT TTCATAGTACCCCCCTCAGAGAAAGGTGGAAGCATCTCCTTCGGAGGCTGTGTACAGCTTCTTGGTTTCTGCATATTCGAGTCATGTGTTGGCATATTCTGGCCCTCAATCATGAAGATGAGATCTCAATATATCCCCGAGGAGGCGAGAAGCACTATCATGAACTTCTTCCGCATACCACTTAACCTGTTTGTATGTGTGGTGCTTTACAAT GTGAATGCCTTCCCAATCGCTGTCATGTTTGGCATGTGCTCCATTTTCCTATTCATCGCAGCAATTTTGCAGAGGCGGCTGATGTCCGTGTCCGACCTTCACAGATCAACTA AAGCCGCAGAGATGACAGCAGAAGATGAGCCACTAAACCCTTGA